In Setaria italica strain Yugu1 chromosome I, Setaria_italica_v2.0, whole genome shotgun sequence, the genomic window TGGGCCGGCCCAGGTGCGCGCTTTTGCCGTGTCTCTTGTTAGGCCAAGCGCCATGGGAAGGCGGTCCCATTGGGGACTCCAGATCTATGGACTCGTCAGCAAGTGTTTCAAACATATGTTGTAAGTGTTTCAGATCTATGTTTAGCCTTGGGCAAAAATAATCGAGAACCAAGAATCGAATCGAACTAACTAAGAACCAAAATCCCGGTTTCTTATTCAGTTAAATTGGTTCCTTCCCTCGGTTAACCGAACTAACCGAAGAACCGAGACCCAATAAGGCCCACTGGCTGGCCCAGCTTGAACTGGCACTGCGTCCGTCTGCTACACGAGCGAGTAATCTAGCACTCCAGTCTCCCATCCTTCCCTCCCACGCCGCCTCCCCAATCATGAGTACCCACCCACACCGGTTGGTGGCCGGCGCACCCACCCAAAGTCCCGGCGCAGCGGCGCCCTCCCGGCCCTAGTCCTCCCGCGGCGTCGGTGTTGGAGTCCCGGCGCGATGGCCCCTCCTGTAGCCGGTTGGCCCTGCGTCCTCCCGCCGTCCCGTGGCACCGGCATCCTCCTGAGTCCCGCGGCACCGGCATCCCCGCCCAACGGCCGCCACGCCCTCCCGGAGtcccgacgcggcggcggcccccctccccccgccctGCGTCCTCCCGCGGCGCCGGCATCCTCCCGTCGTCCTGCAGCGCCGCATCCCCGGTCGGCGGTCAGCGCGCCCTTCCGCCTCCCGGAGACACGGCGTCCTGGCGCCCCATGCGTCCTCCCGGGGTGCCGCATCCCCGCCCGGAGTCCGGCGGGCCCTCCCGAGTCCCAGCGCGACGGCACCCCCTACGTCCtcccgccggctgccgccgtccATAGCGTCGCTGAATTTTTGGAAGCCGGAATTGGTCGGTTAGTTCGGTTTGAAACCAGAACCGAACCGAACTAACCGAAACTGAACTTCGTCGGTACcgatttttttggaagaaccgaTCGGTACCGACTTTCTTAGGAACCGAAGTACTGAAGAACCGAGGAATCTGTTCGGTTCGATAATAGATGTGTGATGGACCCTTCAAGGCCTCTATGTTCCAGGGAGACCTCAATGACCGTTCTGTTTCCACTGCAGACGATGCCTTCCCATTCGCAGCAGTCTTTGCCTTCCTGCCAAAGCTTGGCAAGGCCGGCATCCTGCAAGAGCCCAGCAAGGAACTGGAGGAGGGAGTTCTTCTCCTGCTCTGTGCAAGAACTGGCCAAGGAGATCAGCAGCAGAACAGCAAAACCAAGCAAAGGTATGGGTAGTTTCTTGCATGTAAATTGGAGTGGCTGCATGGCTGTGCTCTGCCTTAAAACTGAAGATCTACAAGATTCGATTGACAAGAGAGTATTTGGAGAGTATCATTTCCGGGAGGTGCGTACAATACTTTAGAGCAGTCATCGGTGCTGTCACTATTCTTGGTCGTCTGATTCATGCGTCGACTTCGCCTTGGCCCTACTCCTTGCTGCTGATGCAGCGACGCCTACGCTCGCAGCTACCTTCCATGGCCCCGGTTGGGTTCTTCCACAGGTGCGTGATGGCTCCTCTTGCTGACCGGAATTCAAGACTGCAGCCAGGACAGGACAGGCAGGCAGGTCGCGCACGCCGTACGCGTCCGGACCCGACGAGCTAGCCCCCTCCccacggcgacgggcgtcgGCGTCCGCGTTGGCGTGGATGGATTCGGACCGGATAGCTATGCAATCAAATTTGGATAGTCActatttaccatattttaatttgaattcaaatacgATTATTATTAAATACGAATACAAAATGGATAGTTCGAATTCAAATTCACATTCGGATATTTGCTCGATTTATATTATAGCATCATAACGAGTATCAATTTTGCTTTATCAATGGTTTTATAATTGATCAAAAAATTATGTTACTAGGGAGCAAATTATGGGTGTAGTAATATCTTATTgaaataacatatttattaataaataactaaatacactaaaataaacataaaaataagtatttccataaatatatatatatcgtttaataataaaaataagttcaTTGATGCATTTAATGTTAATTTATTCatttaataaataatataatgtgtTTAAAGTCAATATGATTAGttatattaaaattaattaaactatatcatttttaatagtttaattgatgtaaataattattttattagcaatattaaaattaacattATTTGTAAgtagtaatataaataagtt contains:
- the LOC105913925 gene encoding vegetative cell wall protein gp1-like: MAPPVAGWPCVLPPSRGTGILLSPAAPASPPNGRHALPESRRGGGPPPPALRPPAAPASSRRPAAPHPRSAVSAPFRLPETRRPGAPCVLPGCRIPARSPAGPPESQRDGTPYVLPPAAAVHSVAEFLEAGIDDAFPFAAVFAFLPKLGKAGILQEPSKELEEGVLLLLCARTGQGDQQQNSKTKQRYG